A stretch of the Marinobacter sp. JH2 genome encodes the following:
- the hisG gene encoding ATP phosphoribosyltransferase: protein MTDSITIALSKGRILEETLPLLAEAGIELVDDVKKSRKLVFPTTDPNVRVLILRATDVPTYVQYGGADLGVTGKDVLMEHGGEGLYEPLDLNISRCRLMTAGKVGEQPPAGRIRVATKFVNIARRYYAAQGRQADIIKLYGAMELAPILNLADEIVDIVDTGNTLKANGLEARELIDDISTRLVVNRASMKMQHGKINPIIEMMAAAVDRRRGSSE, encoded by the coding sequence ATGACAGATTCCATCACCATCGCCTTGTCGAAGGGACGAATTCTCGAAGAGACTCTGCCACTGTTGGCAGAAGCCGGTATTGAGCTGGTAGACGACGTGAAAAAGTCCCGCAAGCTGGTGTTCCCCACCACGGACCCCAATGTGCGTGTGCTGATCCTTCGTGCAACGGATGTGCCTACGTATGTCCAGTATGGTGGCGCAGACCTTGGCGTAACCGGCAAGGATGTGCTGATGGAACATGGCGGGGAAGGGTTGTACGAGCCGCTGGATTTGAATATTTCCCGTTGTCGTTTGATGACGGCCGGTAAGGTAGGCGAGCAGCCGCCGGCCGGGCGTATTCGTGTGGCGACGAAGTTTGTGAATATCGCTCGCCGTTATTATGCGGCGCAGGGTCGTCAGGCGGATATCATCAAGCTTTATGGTGCGATGGAGTTGGCTCCGATTTTGAATCTGGCCGATGAGATTGTGGATATCGTGGATACTGGGAATACGCTGAAGGCGAATGGCCTTGAGGCGCGGGAGTTGATTGACGATATCAGTACGCGGTTGGTGGTGAATCGGGCGTCGATGAAGATGCAGCATGGGAAGATCAATCCAATCATCGAGATGATGGCGGCTGCTGTGGATCGTCGTCGCGGTTCTTCGGAGTAA
- the hisD gene encoding histidinol dehydrogenase: protein MTDKITRLNTSQGDFDSALAQLLAWDDSVDHQVNESVRHILHEVKTRGDAAVLEFTEKFDRLKVGSMAELEMGQDRLQAALATIPQDQREALEKAAERVRDYHERQAQQSWQYQDEDGTVLGQKVTPLDRAGLYVPGGKAAYPSSVLMNAIPAKVAGVGELIMVVPTPDGLVNDMVLAAAAIAGVDRVFALGGAQAVGALAYGTETVPAVDKIVGPGNIFVATAKREVFGVVGIDMIAGPSEILVICDGKTDPDWIAMDLFSQAEHDEQAQSILVSPDADFLDAVETSINKLLPTMEREEIIRTSMTGRGALIQVADLKEAAEVSNRIAPEHLELSVDDPQGMLEDIRHAGAIFMGRFTAEALGDYCAGPNHVLPTSGTARFSSPLGVYDFQKRSSLIGFTPEGADRLGRVASVLARGEGLTAHARSAEYRIKD, encoded by the coding sequence ATGACCGATAAGATCACCAGACTTAACACCTCCCAAGGCGACTTTGACAGTGCGCTCGCGCAGCTGCTGGCGTGGGATGACAGTGTGGATCATCAGGTGAATGAGTCGGTGCGTCATATCCTGCATGAGGTGAAAACCCGTGGCGATGCGGCGGTTTTGGAGTTTACCGAGAAGTTTGACCGTCTGAAGGTTGGTTCCATGGCTGAGCTGGAGATGGGGCAAGATCGTTTGCAGGCAGCTTTGGCGACGATTCCGCAAGACCAGCGTGAAGCGCTTGAGAAGGCGGCGGAGCGGGTTCGGGATTATCACGAACGGCAGGCTCAGCAGTCCTGGCAGTATCAGGATGAAGACGGAACGGTTCTGGGCCAGAAGGTAACGCCACTGGACCGCGCTGGTTTGTACGTGCCGGGTGGTAAGGCTGCGTATCCGTCGTCTGTTTTGATGAACGCGATTCCGGCCAAGGTGGCGGGTGTCGGCGAGTTGATTATGGTGGTTCCTACGCCGGATGGTTTGGTGAACGATATGGTACTGGCCGCAGCCGCGATTGCGGGTGTTGACCGAGTGTTTGCTCTCGGTGGCGCGCAGGCAGTAGGTGCTTTGGCCTACGGCACGGAAACAGTGCCAGCGGTGGATAAAATTGTTGGGCCGGGCAATATTTTTGTTGCGACCGCCAAGCGTGAAGTGTTTGGCGTTGTCGGTATCGACATGATCGCCGGGCCGTCTGAAATTCTGGTGATCTGCGATGGTAAAACCGATCCCGATTGGATCGCGATGGATTTGTTCTCGCAAGCAGAACACGACGAGCAGGCGCAAAGCATTCTGGTTAGCCCAGATGCAGACTTCCTCGATGCCGTGGAAACGAGTATCAACAAGCTTCTGCCCACCATGGAGCGTGAAGAGATCATTCGCACATCCATGACCGGCCGGGGAGCCTTGATTCAAGTGGCCGATCTGAAAGAAGCCGCGGAAGTGTCGAACCGCATCGCTCCCGAGCATTTGGAGCTATCGGTAGATGACCCGCAAGGGATGTTGGAAGACATCCGCCACGCCGGCGCGATCTTTATGGGGCGTTTCACAGCAGAAGCCCTCGGCGACTATTGCGCCGGCCCGAACCACGTACTGCCCACAAGCGGCACTGCGCGGTTCAGCTCGCCTCTTGGCGTTTACGACTTCCAAAAACGTTCGTCGCTGATCGGTTTTACTCCGGAAGGCGCGGACCGTCTGGGCCGTGTGGCCTCTGTTTTGGCGCGCGGCGAAGGGCTGACCGCTCACGCGCGGTCGGCGGAATACCGTATTAAAGATTAA
- the hisC gene encoding histidinol-phosphate transaminase: MSKYWSSLVSELQPYVPGEQPKMANLIKLNTNENPFGPSPKVISAIKSELNDNLRLYPDPEGHALKEAIASYYTDFGIEEKQVFVGNGSDEVLAHIFQGLLKHDKPILFPDITYSFYPVYCGLYKVESNIIPLTENFEINPEDYKRDNGGVIFPNPNAPTGRYMGLQHVEAILEANLDSVVVVDEAYIDFGGETAIRLVNQYPNLVVCQTLSKARSLAGLRVGFAVANAELIEGLNRVKDSFNSYPLDRLALAGAVAAFEDRQWFEDSCNGVIREREKVTKGLESLGFEVLPSKANFVFARHPEHKGEEIAAKLREQGIIVRHFNKSRISEFLRISIGTSDQNNALIKGLDFL, translated from the coding sequence ATGAGTAAATACTGGAGCTCACTCGTCAGCGAGTTACAGCCATATGTGCCGGGTGAACAGCCCAAAATGGCGAATCTGATAAAGCTGAACACCAACGAAAACCCCTTCGGGCCATCCCCAAAGGTGATCTCGGCCATTAAATCAGAGCTGAACGACAACCTTCGCCTGTACCCAGACCCCGAAGGCCACGCTCTGAAAGAAGCCATCGCTTCGTACTACACCGATTTCGGCATAGAAGAGAAGCAAGTCTTCGTTGGCAACGGCTCCGACGAAGTGCTGGCTCACATCTTCCAGGGCCTGTTGAAACACGACAAACCAATCCTGTTCCCGGATATCACCTATAGCTTCTATCCCGTTTACTGCGGTCTGTACAAAGTTGAAAGCAACATCATCCCGTTGACCGAAAACTTTGAAATCAACCCAGAAGATTACAAACGGGACAACGGCGGAGTCATCTTTCCGAACCCGAATGCCCCCACTGGACGCTACATGGGGCTACAGCACGTAGAAGCGATTTTGGAAGCCAATCTGGACAGTGTTGTAGTGGTCGACGAAGCCTACATCGACTTCGGAGGTGAAACCGCTATTCGATTGGTTAACCAATATCCGAATTTGGTCGTATGCCAAACACTGTCTAAGGCTCGCTCGTTGGCTGGCTTACGAGTCGGTTTCGCCGTCGCCAACGCAGAGCTCATTGAAGGATTAAACCGAGTCAAAGACAGCTTCAACTCCTACCCGCTGGATCGCTTGGCGCTGGCTGGGGCCGTCGCTGCATTCGAAGATCGCCAATGGTTTGAAGACTCCTGCAACGGCGTGATTCGCGAGCGTGAGAAGGTTACTAAAGGCTTGGAAAGCCTCGGTTTCGAAGTGCTGCCCTCAAAAGCCAACTTCGTATTTGCCCGCCATCCTGAACACAAAGGCGAAGAAATCGCGGCGAAACTCCGGGAGCAGGGCATCATCGTACGCCACTTCAACAAATCGCGGATCAGTGAGTTCCTGCGTATATCAATTGGAACCAGCGATCAAAACAACGCGTTGATCAAGGGTTTGGATTTTCTCTGA
- a CDS encoding DUF1329 domain-containing protein, which translates to MKLNKKLLATGVLAASMFAGQAWGAVSAGEAAKLGDTLTPMGAEKAGNGGAIPAWDGGMTTPPAGYKGDGIYVNPFPDEKPEFVIDQSNVDQHADKLSPGQVAMIRQYADYKIPVYETHRTATYPKDVMDKTVDNATNVELIQDGNGLGNYESATPFPIPQNGVEVIWNHITRYRGGSVARNVGQATPTAGGAYSIVRFQDEITWNSALTDYKKGQDDNVLFYFKQAITGPARLAGNVLLVHETIDQVKEPRRAWVYNAGQRRVRRAPQVAYDGPGTASDGMRTSDNFDMFNGAPDRYNWELLGKKEMYIPYNSYQLVDRDLSYDEIIKAGHINQDLTRYELHRVWHVRATLKEGERHVYAQRDFYIDEDTWQAAVIDHYDGRGEMWRVAEAHGMQFYDKDVPWYAIEVLYDLLSGRYLALGLTNEENNPYTFGAERHSRDYTPAALRRAGTR; encoded by the coding sequence ATGAAACTGAACAAGAAACTATTAGCTACAGGTGTTCTGGCCGCAAGCATGTTTGCGGGCCAGGCCTGGGGTGCAGTTTCTGCCGGCGAAGCAGCCAAATTGGGTGACACCTTAACCCCGATGGGTGCTGAAAAAGCTGGTAACGGCGGCGCCATTCCAGCCTGGGACGGCGGCATGACCACACCACCTGCGGGGTACAAGGGGGACGGCATTTATGTCAACCCGTTCCCGGATGAGAAACCTGAATTCGTGATTGATCAAAGCAACGTCGATCAGCACGCAGACAAGCTGTCCCCGGGCCAGGTAGCGATGATTCGTCAATACGCCGATTACAAAATTCCGGTGTACGAAACCCATCGAACGGCCACTTACCCGAAAGACGTTATGGATAAGACGGTCGACAACGCGACTAACGTAGAGCTTATTCAGGATGGTAACGGGCTTGGCAATTATGAAAGCGCTACGCCGTTCCCCATTCCACAGAATGGTGTTGAGGTTATCTGGAACCACATTACCCGCTACCGAGGTGGTTCAGTTGCGCGTAACGTAGGCCAGGCAACGCCTACCGCCGGTGGAGCCTACTCCATCGTTAGGTTCCAGGATGAGATTACCTGGAACAGCGCATTGACGGATTACAAAAAAGGTCAGGATGACAACGTTCTGTTCTACTTTAAGCAGGCTATTACCGGGCCAGCGCGATTGGCGGGTAACGTACTCCTCGTTCATGAAACCATTGACCAGGTAAAAGAGCCGCGTCGAGCTTGGGTTTACAACGCGGGTCAGCGTCGTGTTCGCCGTGCCCCTCAGGTAGCCTACGACGGGCCAGGTACCGCATCTGACGGCATGCGTACCAGTGACAACTTCGACATGTTTAACGGCGCTCCAGACCGTTACAACTGGGAGTTGCTAGGTAAGAAAGAAATGTACATCCCGTACAACTCTTACCAGCTGGTTGATCGCGACCTGAGCTACGACGAAATCATCAAGGCCGGTCACATTAACCAAGATTTGACTCGCTATGAACTGCACCGGGTATGGCACGTTCGCGCCACTCTGAAAGAAGGCGAACGCCACGTATATGCCCAGCGCGATTTCTACATCGATGAAGACACCTGGCAGGCAGCAGTGATTGATCACTACGATGGTCGTGGGGAAATGTGGCGCGTGGCGGAAGCCCACGGCATGCAGTTCTACGATAAAGACGTACCGTGGTACGCCATTGAAGTATTGTATGACTTGCTCTCTGGCCGCTACTTGGCGTTGGGCCTAACCAACGAAGAAAATAATCCGTACACCTTCGGTGCGGAGCGTCACTCACGTGATTACACGCCGGCTGCCTTGCGTAGAGCTGGTACGCGTTGA
- a CDS encoding thiolase family protein yields MSQDNVVIVSGVRTPMGGFMGSLAPITAPELGAISIAEAVKRAGLQPADVQEVIMGNVLPAGLKQGPARQAMRKAGLPDSTGATTINKLCGSGMKATMFAHDLIKAGTNDIMVAGGMESMSNAPHILQGTRQGYRMGPGPAPQDHMFLDGLEDAETGRLMGSFAQEVADQKGYTREEMDEYAINSLNRAKKAIEDGALKDETVPVTVKTRKGEVVVADDEQPHNANIEKIPSLRPAFAKDGTVTAANASSISDGASALVLMRESEAEKRGLNPLARIVGHTTQSQLPAEFTCAPVGAIEKLFAKTGWSKDDVDLFEINEAFAMVAMMPIKELDLDPEKVNVHGGACAQGHPVGSTGSRLLVTLMYALQRYGKKKGVAALCIGGGEATAMAIEMI; encoded by the coding sequence ATGAGCCAAGACAACGTCGTAATCGTGAGTGGTGTACGTACCCCCATGGGCGGATTCATGGGCAGTCTTGCCCCGATAACAGCGCCTGAGTTGGGTGCTATCTCCATCGCAGAAGCCGTCAAACGCGCAGGCCTTCAGCCTGCTGACGTGCAAGAAGTCATCATGGGCAATGTGCTGCCTGCAGGCCTTAAACAGGGCCCTGCACGCCAAGCCATGCGTAAAGCTGGCCTGCCTGACAGCACGGGCGCCACCACCATCAACAAGCTGTGCGGCTCCGGCATGAAAGCCACCATGTTCGCCCACGACTTGATCAAAGCAGGCACCAACGACATCATGGTTGCCGGCGGCATGGAAAGCATGTCCAACGCTCCACATATCCTGCAAGGTACCCGCCAAGGCTACCGCATGGGCCCCGGCCCCGCGCCGCAGGATCATATGTTCCTGGACGGCCTCGAAGACGCTGAAACCGGTCGCCTGATGGGCTCCTTCGCACAAGAAGTTGCCGACCAAAAAGGCTACACCCGCGAAGAGATGGACGAATACGCCATCAACTCGCTGAACCGCGCTAAAAAAGCCATCGAAGATGGTGCGTTAAAGGATGAAACCGTCCCGGTCACCGTCAAAACCCGTAAAGGTGAAGTGGTTGTTGCAGACGACGAACAGCCCCACAACGCCAACATCGAAAAAATCCCAAGCCTGCGTCCGGCCTTTGCCAAAGACGGCACCGTAACCGCCGCCAACGCCTCATCAATCTCAGACGGCGCTTCCGCTCTGGTCCTGATGCGCGAATCAGAAGCCGAAAAACGCGGCCTCAACCCCCTGGCCCGTATCGTTGGCCATACTACCCAATCGCAGCTACCGGCAGAGTTCACCTGTGCACCAGTTGGCGCTATTGAAAAACTGTTTGCCAAAACCGGTTGGAGCAAAGACGACGTTGACCTGTTCGAAATCAACGAAGCCTTCGCCATGGTCGCCATGATGCCGATCAAAGAACTGGATTTGGACCCTGAAAAAGTCAACGTCCACGGCGGCGCCTGCGCTCAGGGCCACCCGGTCGGCTCCACAGGCTCACGCCTGCTGGTGACGCTGATGTACGCCCTGCAGCGCTACGGTAAAAAGAAAGGCGTAGCAGCGCTGTGCATCGGTGGTGGCGAAGCCACTGCGATGGCGATTGAAATGATTTAA
- a CDS encoding YhcB family protein yields MTNLIIAAVVALVVGIIIGVLFGRSGQGASLRQRRAEQKIDELRGEFTRYQAQVNEHFLESAQLLERFNNAYRDVNDHMARGANRLCNDEEWPESLGQDVSGRIEHSDSDSSEPPRDYAPKADPEEKGTLAEDFGLPKDAKRPA; encoded by the coding sequence ATGACGAACCTGATTATTGCGGCCGTAGTCGCGTTGGTAGTAGGTATTATCATTGGGGTTCTTTTTGGGCGCTCTGGCCAGGGTGCTTCTTTGCGTCAGCGGAGGGCTGAGCAGAAGATTGATGAGCTTCGGGGTGAGTTTACGCGCTATCAGGCTCAGGTGAATGAGCATTTTCTCGAATCGGCGCAGCTGTTGGAGCGTTTTAATAATGCCTATCGCGATGTGAATGATCATATGGCGCGAGGGGCGAATCGCTTGTGTAATGATGAGGAGTGGCCAGAATCGTTGGGGCAGGACGTGTCCGGGCGGATTGAGCACTCGGATTCTGATTCTTCTGAGCCACCGCGGGATTATGCGCCTAAGGCTGATCCTGAGGAGAAGGGTACGCTTGCTGAAGATTTCGGCTTACCCAAGGATGCGAAGCGGCCTGCTTGA
- a CDS encoding DUF1302 domain-containing protein: MTRKTQPWQRWTKLPLAVAIAAGVSSPAFAISYPLGDAGQVQFNTTLSAGASWRTEDADKRLLAPHDGRGTASTNNYDNGNRNFDKGDVVSKIVKGNSELFLDYSVDNQYLTRIGGLLRGRYWYDFELKDEDRRYRPLSSDGKDNASGGEILDAYIFSDWYFGNVPVSIRYGKQVLSWGESTFIQGGINTINPVDVPAFRAPGSELKDALLPVEMLYVSAGVTENVTVEAFVQTDWEPVRADDCGTFFSTIDFVSDGCGPIWPSGMVSEEDSEIYDKYNTLGLPGGRYAIAREADKRPDPKDQFGVALRWYVPELNDSELGFYFVQYHSRLPYVSGIVNDGPGPSNGGFPEYFMEYPENIKLYGVSINTTTPGGWSLGAEYSFREDVPVQWNAFELIYAGLQVPLPDGTPASMLQKQRQDELGTTNIDGLVAGGNDRMNVSQFQFTLIKFFDQVMGASRLSLINEAAATWVHDLPGYDEARYGRSGTFGIGPVPTASGDACSQPIAGSPAAPLNLNSDYCENDGFTTDFSWGYRTRLVWEYPNAIAGINLKPQLAWSHDVEGYSPQPGGAFNEGSKSLGVSLTGVYQNKITGNIGYTNYFGGKPYNELTDRDFVSASVSYSF, from the coding sequence ATGACAAGAAAAACTCAACCCTGGCAGCGCTGGACCAAGTTACCACTTGCCGTCGCCATCGCAGCTGGCGTATCCAGCCCGGCTTTTGCTATTTCGTACCCCTTGGGGGATGCCGGGCAAGTCCAATTCAACACCACGCTGTCAGCCGGTGCTTCGTGGCGTACCGAAGACGCAGATAAGCGCTTGCTGGCGCCCCACGACGGCCGCGGCACCGCATCTACAAATAACTACGACAACGGTAACCGCAACTTCGACAAAGGCGATGTGGTATCCAAAATCGTCAAAGGTAACAGCGAACTGTTCCTGGATTACAGTGTCGACAACCAGTACTTGACTCGCATTGGTGGCTTGCTCCGTGGTCGCTATTGGTACGACTTCGAGTTAAAAGATGAAGATCGCCGTTACCGCCCACTCAGCAGCGATGGAAAAGACAACGCTTCTGGCGGAGAAATCCTCGATGCCTACATCTTCTCGGATTGGTATTTCGGGAACGTTCCTGTAAGCATCCGTTACGGTAAACAAGTCCTGAGCTGGGGTGAGAGTACCTTTATCCAAGGTGGTATCAACACCATAAACCCTGTCGACGTGCCTGCTTTTCGCGCGCCAGGCTCAGAGTTGAAAGACGCCCTTTTGCCGGTAGAGATGCTGTACGTGTCTGCGGGTGTGACCGAAAACGTAACCGTTGAAGCCTTTGTCCAAACTGACTGGGAGCCTGTGCGCGCTGATGACTGCGGCACCTTCTTCTCCACAATCGACTTTGTTTCGGATGGCTGCGGCCCGATTTGGCCGAGTGGCATGGTCAGTGAAGAAGACAGCGAAATCTACGATAAATACAACACGCTCGGCTTGCCGGGTGGTCGCTACGCCATCGCTCGAGAGGCGGACAAGCGCCCCGATCCAAAAGACCAGTTTGGTGTGGCGCTGCGCTGGTACGTACCCGAACTGAATGATTCGGAACTGGGCTTTTACTTTGTTCAGTATCATAGCCGCTTGCCATACGTTAGCGGTATTGTGAACGACGGGCCGGGACCCTCTAACGGCGGCTTCCCTGAGTACTTCATGGAGTATCCGGAAAATATCAAACTGTACGGCGTGAGTATCAACACCACAACGCCGGGCGGTTGGTCATTAGGCGCGGAATACAGCTTCCGCGAAGACGTTCCTGTACAGTGGAACGCCTTCGAGTTGATTTATGCGGGTCTTCAAGTGCCCCTGCCAGATGGTACGCCAGCGAGCATGCTTCAAAAGCAGCGGCAGGACGAGCTCGGAACCACGAATATCGACGGTTTGGTTGCAGGAGGCAACGACCGTATGAATGTATCGCAGTTCCAGTTTACGCTCATCAAATTCTTCGACCAGGTTATGGGTGCAAGCCGACTGTCCCTGATTAATGAGGCAGCCGCTACATGGGTGCATGATTTGCCGGGGTACGATGAAGCGCGATACGGTCGCTCAGGCACCTTTGGCATAGGGCCTGTGCCAACGGCTAGCGGAGACGCATGCTCTCAGCCAATCGCTGGCAGCCCAGCTGCACCGTTGAACCTGAACTCCGATTACTGCGAAAACGATGGCTTCACCACCGACTTTTCATGGGGTTACCGTACCCGTCTTGTTTGGGAATACCCGAACGCGATTGCCGGCATAAACCTGAAGCCTCAGTTGGCTTGGAGTCACGATGTAGAAGGCTATTCACCGCAGCCGGGTGGCGCCTTCAATGAAGGCAGCAAGTCGCTTGGGGTATCGCTAACCGGTGTTTACCAAAACAAGATCACCGGCAACATCGGCTACACCAACTACTTCGGTGGCAAACCCTATAACGAATTGACCGATCGCGACTTCGTAAGCGCGAGCGTTTCCTACTCATTCTGA
- a CDS encoding Nif3-like dinuclear metal center hexameric protein: protein MATRNQILVKINEWLQPENFQDYAPNGLQVEGKEDIRTIVSGVTASQALIDAAVKQNADMILVHHGYFWKGEDQAIRGMKKRRIKQLLDHDINLVAYHLPLDDHPEYGNNRQLADVLGIQNPRPVGGLVWQGELAESMSPEAFSQHIGSALNRQPLHVGEGVDLIKTVAWCTGGAQGFISKALELGVDAYISGEISEPTTHTARESGIHYYAAGHHATERYGAKALGEALAKEFGIEHQFIDCDNPV, encoded by the coding sequence ATGGCAACCCGCAACCAGATACTGGTGAAAATAAACGAATGGCTCCAGCCCGAAAACTTCCAAGACTACGCCCCAAACGGCCTGCAAGTTGAAGGCAAAGAAGACATTCGAACAATCGTCTCAGGTGTCACCGCCTCCCAAGCCCTGATCGACGCCGCTGTAAAACAAAACGCCGACATGATCCTCGTCCACCACGGCTACTTCTGGAAAGGTGAAGACCAAGCTATCCGCGGAATGAAAAAACGCCGTATCAAACAGCTCCTCGACCACGACATCAACCTGGTCGCCTACCACCTGCCACTCGACGACCACCCCGAATACGGTAACAACCGCCAATTGGCCGACGTACTCGGAATCCAAAACCCACGCCCGGTAGGCGGACTAGTCTGGCAAGGCGAACTGGCTGAGTCCATGTCTCCAGAAGCTTTCAGTCAGCATATCGGAAGCGCACTAAACCGACAGCCACTCCACGTAGGCGAGGGCGTAGACCTGATCAAAACCGTCGCCTGGTGCACCGGCGGGGCACAAGGGTTCATCTCCAAAGCACTCGAACTCGGTGTTGACGCCTACATCAGCGGAGAAATCTCCGAACCAACTACCCACACTGCCCGAGAATCCGGCATCCACTACTACGCCGCCGGCCACCACGCGACTGAACGTTATGGGGCGAAAGCCTTGGGTGAAGCACTAGCGAAAGAATTTGGAATAGAGCACCAGTTCATCGATTGTGATAATCCGGTGTAG
- the zapE gene encoding cell division protein ZapE, whose protein sequence is MTPWQRYQKDLERPDFHKDPAQEDAVRRLQALYDKLVEAESDRSKRLKKLRRKLKKGKETPVKGLYFWGGVGRGKTYLMDTFFEALPFDRKMRVHFHRFMQRVHAELRKLKGEKNPLEQVAKTFAGETRVICFDEFFVSDIGDAMILATLMEELFSRGVTLVCTSNIVPDGLYKDGLQRARFLPAIALVKQHTDVVNVDGGVDYRLRTLEQAELYYYPLDEGANTCLRESFDALAVEAGKHSHSMEINGRKIPAQAHADDVVWFDFLDVCDGPRSQNDYIEMARQFHAIIVSNVPVMGVDKDDQARRFINMIDEFYDRNVKLIISAEAPITKLYSGGSLNFEFERTESRLLEMQSQEYLEAPHRP, encoded by the coding sequence CTGACTCCTTGGCAACGTTACCAAAAGGATCTCGAACGCCCGGATTTTCACAAGGACCCGGCGCAGGAAGATGCCGTTCGCCGCTTACAAGCACTGTACGACAAACTGGTGGAAGCTGAAAGTGACCGTAGCAAACGCCTAAAAAAATTACGGCGCAAGCTAAAAAAAGGTAAAGAAACACCGGTAAAAGGCCTGTACTTTTGGGGCGGGGTAGGTCGCGGAAAAACCTACCTGATGGACACCTTCTTTGAAGCCTTGCCCTTCGATCGAAAAATGCGCGTGCACTTCCATCGCTTCATGCAGCGAGTACACGCGGAGCTGCGAAAGCTTAAAGGCGAGAAAAACCCACTCGAGCAAGTGGCCAAAACCTTCGCGGGCGAAACCCGGGTTATCTGCTTCGACGAATTCTTCGTATCGGACATCGGTGATGCCATGATCCTGGCTACCCTGATGGAAGAATTGTTCAGTCGCGGCGTTACCCTCGTGTGTACATCGAACATCGTCCCGGACGGACTCTATAAAGATGGACTCCAGCGAGCTCGCTTCCTGCCCGCCATCGCGCTCGTCAAACAACACACCGACGTAGTCAACGTAGACGGCGGAGTGGATTACCGGTTGCGAACACTCGAACAAGCCGAGCTGTATTACTACCCCTTGGATGAAGGCGCGAATACCTGCTTGCGAGAAAGCTTCGACGCGCTGGCTGTTGAGGCCGGTAAACACAGTCACTCAATGGAAATAAACGGTCGTAAAATCCCGGCGCAAGCCCACGCAGACGATGTGGTCTGGTTCGATTTCCTGGACGTTTGCGATGGTCCCCGAAGCCAGAACGATTACATCGAAATGGCGCGTCAGTTCCACGCAATCATCGTCAGCAACGTACCAGTCATGGGCGTAGATAAAGACGACCAGGCCCGCCGCTTCATCAACATGATTGACGAATTCTACGACCGTAACGTCAAACTCATCATCTCCGCCGAAGCTCCGATCACCAAACTTTACTCCGGTGGAAGCCTTAACTTTGAGTTTGAACGCACTGAATCTCGCTTGCTGGAAATGCAATCCCAGGAATACCTGGAAGCACCCCACAGGCCTTAG